From Rhododendron vialii isolate Sample 1 chromosome 10a, ASM3025357v1, the proteins below share one genomic window:
- the LOC131304769 gene encoding probable leucine-rich repeat receptor-like protein kinase At1g35710: MGNNTISSYIYSVILLTISMAACVSTFAVPSSAKSSSSSSFSFSAEAEALLNSGWWGDVSLTNSSLTNHCYLKGITCNTAGSVVRMEVRFFYSSGRLSNMNWSSLPNLEYLDLSDSRLIGGIPGEIGTLSKLTHLDLSSPFNNDPLSNFASLEGGIPGEIGTLSKLTHLDLSSNYDLKGFLPHTLVNLTQLVHLDVSNTDIRGPIPSTIGNLSALAYLFLHGNKLNGSIPLEIGNLKNLVKMALSFNDLRGPIPSSIGHLSNLTNLYLRGNQLGGSIPSSIGHLSNLTYLYLNLNQLNGSIPSSIGHLSNLIYLVLSSNRLYGSIPPEIGNLKNLELMDMGFNILNGPIPSSIGHLSNLTYLYLSSNRLCGPIPPEIGNLKNLEEMNMRSNILNGPIPSSIGHLSNLAHLDLHSSQLDGPIPCEIGKLQNLDKVDMGHNNLHGPIPREIGNLSGLTYLKLDRNDLVGTIPNELAYLPLKYLDLSHNNLSGKIPYKLRFLRALYLSYNRLDCQIPNRSPNGCPNDVCRKDFNSSHCFSSVANKGTKLGLVISLPIIVSLALLVFVVYFRYRKTQKNEGQSKTTKHGDIFSIWNYDGSIAYEDIIKATNDFDVKYCIGTGGYGSVYRAQLPSGKVVALKKLHRLEAEHPVFDHCFRNEIQMLTNVRHRNIVKLYGFCLHNRCMFLVYEYMEKGSLFCALRFDVEASEIGWTQRVNIIEGMAHALSYLHHDCTPPIVHRDISSNNILLNSQQEAFLADFGTARLLNPDSSNRTIIAGTYGYIAPELAYTMVVTEKSDVYSFGVVALETIMGRHPGDLLSSLTSPPSGNMMITDVLDARLLPPTNPIVAGDIVLVVTMAFACLHPQPKSRASMLRLSQEFLSHRKALAAPLHTVSLWNLWNRKMDFVNQSNEQVISAQV, from the exons ATGGGCAACAATACCATATCCTCTTATATTTATTCTGTTATTCTCCTAACAATCAGCATGGCAGCCTGTGTAAGCACATTTGCAGTCCCATCATCTGcaaaatcatcatcatcgtcgtcGTTTTCATTTTCAGCAGAGGCGGAAGCTCTGCTGAATAGTGGTTGGTGGGGAGACGTTTCTTTAACGAACTCTTCTTTGACAAATCATTGCTACTTGAAAGGCATCACTTGTAATACAGCAGGAAGTGTTGTTCGGATGGAAGTTCGTTTCTTTTATTCATCCGGAAGGCTTTCAAACATGAATTGGTCTTCCTTGCCAAATCTTGAATATCTTGATCTCAGTGACTCTCGCTTAATTGGGGGAATTCCGGGTGAAATTGGTACTCTCTCCAAGCTCACTCACCTTGACCTTTCTTCTCCTTTCAACAATGATCCGCTAAGTAATTTCGCTAGCTTGGAGGGGGGAATTCCGGGTGAAATTGGTACTCTGTCCAAGCTCACCCACCTTGACCTTTCTTCCAACTATGATCTTAAAGGTTTTCTGCCTCATACCTTGGTAAATCTCACCCAATTAGTCCACCTCGACGTATCGAACACTGATATCAGAGGTCCAATCCCCTCAACTATTGGTAATTTGAGTGCTCTGGCCTATTTGTTTCTTCACGGAAATAAACTCAACGGCTCCATCCCTCTAGAAATAGGGAACCTAAAGAATTTGGTCAAGATGGCTTTGAGTTTCAACGACCTTCGAGGTCCAATCCCTTCATCTATTGGGCATTTATCTAATCTGACCAATTTGTATCTCAGAGGAAATCAACTCGGTGGCTCTATCCCTTCATCTATTGGCCATTTATCTAATCTGACCTATTTGTATCTCAATTTAAATCAACTCAACGGCTCTATCCCCTCATCTATTGGCCATTTATCTAATCTGATCTATTTGGTTCTCAGTTCAAATCGACTCTACGGCTCAATCCCTCCAGAAATAGGGAACCTAAAGAATTTAGAGCTTATGGATATGGGTTTCAATATCCTTAATGGTCCAATCCCCTCATCTATTGGCCATTTATCCAATCTGACCTATTTGTATCTCAGTTCAAATCGACTCTGCGGCCCAATCCCTCCAGAAATAGGGAACCTAAAGAATTTAGAGGAGATGAATATGCGTTCCAACATCCTTAATGGTCCAATCCCTTCATCTATTGGCCATTTATCTAATCTGGCCCATTTGGATCTCCATTCAAGTCAACTGGACGGTCCCATCCCTTGTGAAATAGGTAAGCTACAAAATTTGGATAAGGTGGATATGGGCCATAACAACCTTCATGGCCCAATTCCTCGAGAAATAGGGAATTTGTCAGGTTTGACTTATTTGAAGTTAGATAGAAATGACTTAGTTGGAACCATTCCCAATGAACTTGCATATTTGCCTCTAAAGTACTTAGATCTCTCCCATAATAATCTCTCTGGAAAAATCCCGTATAAGCTTAGGTTCTTACGAGCTCTCTACTTGTCATACAATCGTCTTGACTGTCAAATCCCAAATAGATCTCCAAATGGGTGTCCAAATGATGTTTGCCGTAAAGACTTTAATTCCTCCCATTGTTTTTCCTCCGTGGCCAATAAAGGAACGAAACTTGGTCTTGTCATTTCTCTCCCGATCATAGTATCCCTTGCTTTACTTGTGTTTGTTGTGTACTTTCGTTACcgtaaaacccaaaaaaatgaagGTCAATCAAAAACAACGAAACATGGGGATATTTTCTCCATATGGAATTACGATGGAAGTATTGCATATGAAGACATCATCAAAGCAACAAATGACTTTGACGTCAAATATTGCATTGGAACTGGGGGATATGGCAGCGTCTACAGAGCTCAATTACCAAGCGGCAAAGTAGTTGCCTTGAAGAAACTTCATCGGCTGGAAGCAGAGCACCCTGTTTTTGACCATTGCTTTAGGAATGAGATCCAAATGTTGACTAATGTACGACATAGAAACATTGTGAAGCTTTACGGATTTTGTTTGCACAATAGATGCATGTTCTTGGTGTACGAGTACATGGAAAAAGGAAGCTTGTTTTGTGCTCTAAGATTCGATGTTGAAGCTTCTGAAATTGGATGGACCCAAAGGGTAAATATCATTGAAGGAATGGCACATGCTTTATCCTACTTGCATCATGATTGCACCCCACCAATTGTTCACCGAGACATATCTAGCAACAACATTCTGTTGAACTCTCAACAGGAGGCTTTTCTCGCTGACTTCGGAACTGCGAGATTGCTGAATCCCGATTCATCCAACCGAACCATAATTGCTGGCACTTACGGATATATTGCACCAG AACTTGCCTATACCATGGTTGTGACTGAAAAGAGCGATGTTTATAGCTTTGGAGTGGTGGCACTAGAAACGATCATGGGGAGGCATCCGGGAGACCTCCTATCGTCCTTGACATCGCCTCCCAGCGGAAACATGATGATAACTGATGTCCTAGATGCGCGCCTTCTGCCTCCAACTAATCCAATAGTTGCGGGGGACATCGTTCTAGTTGTTACAATGGCATTTGCATGTTTACATCCTCAGCCCAAGTCCCGAGCATCGATGCTACGCCTGTCTCAAGAGTTTCTTTCTCATCGGAAGGCTCTAGCTGCACCCCTTCATACAGTATCATTGTGGAATCTGTGGAATCGGAAAATGGACTTTGTCAACCAATCAAATGAGCAAGTGATCAGTGCCCAAGtttga